One Mugil cephalus isolate CIBA_MC_2020 chromosome 10, CIBA_Mcephalus_1.1, whole genome shotgun sequence genomic window carries:
- the fancf gene encoding Fanconi anemia group F protein yields MEAVLKNLTSSLELLAVAAQGGAVKQWDKQTLSRAFQWARYCEHVHSRFHSNPAIRRVIEKQLQTTNQTLRDAVPGYADVSFSDLSCCQHLLLVRLLNNPELPVSIMKTLFDTTRPVNTVRSECKDVTGLCSHIIQCKSACKVLGPLADPSAVGADAEVQGEMLMKRLGALLSQSTDTRQGEQFLGSVLQGCEGAAQHFCRVIAAALLTAKNSNTQTAPQDFLLDWLQNKHCVLQCMCAAALPTSLLSDLAKEHRKFRDAYCSVLKKWASEMEYSLSDGEWVQMSRDTTVSFQRLTGHFLALFEACPSVRGDVEKELKALKESDGGFDVRGLSVWGDLLSALNPEVND; encoded by the coding sequence ATGGAGGCGGTGCTGAAAAACCTGACGAGCTCGCTGGAGCTGCTGGCCGTGGCGGCGCAGGGCGGCGCCGTGAAGCAGTGGGATAAACAAACCCTGTCCAGAGCCTTTCAGTGGGCTCGGTACTGCGAGCACGTCCATTCCAGGTTTCACAGCAACCCCGCGATAAGGAGAGTTATAGAGAAGCAGCTGCAGACCACAAATCAAACTTTGCGAGATGCTGTCCCTGGATACGCTGATGTCTCCTTCTCGGACCTCTCCTGCTGCCAGCACCTGTTGCTGGTTAGGCTTTTGAACAATCCTGAACTGCCCGTCTCCATCATGAAGACGCTCTTTGACACAACACGTCCTGTAAACACCGTGCGTAGTGAGTGTAAGGACGTCACCGGCCTCTGCAGCCACATCATCCAGTGCAAATCGGCTTGCAAAGTCCTGGGTCCTCTCGCGGACCCGTCAGCTGTTGGCGCTGATGCTGAGGTTCAGGGGGAGATGCTGATGAAGAGGCTGGGCGCTCTGCTAAGCCAAAGCACCGACACCCGCCAAGGAGAGCAGTTTTTAGGCTCCGTCCTCCAGGGCTGTGAAGGAGCAGCGCAACATTTCTGTCGAGTCATCGCTGCAGCTCTGCTGACAGCAAAAAACTCGAATACGCAAACTGCTCCACAGGATTTTCTCTTGGACTGGCTGCAGAATAAacactgtgtgctgcagtgcaTGTGTGCTGCCGCACTACCTACTTCACTCCTTTCAGATCTGGCAAAAGAGCACCGGAAGTTTAGAGACGCATACTGCAGTGTGCTAAAAAAGTGGGCCTCGGAAATGGAGTACAGCCTAAGTGACGGTGAATGGGTTCAAATGAGCAGAGACACCACAGTGTCCTTCCAGAGACTGACTGGACACTTTCTGGCCTTGTTCGAGgcctgtccctctgtgagggggGACGTAGAAAAAGAGTTAAAGGCTTTGAAGGAATCTGATGGAGGCTTTGATGTTAGAGGTCTGAGCGTGTGGGGAGACCTCCTGTCAGCCTTAAACCCTGAAGTTAACGACTGA